From a single Synechococcus sp. MW101C3 genomic region:
- a CDS encoding alkaline phosphatase PhoX, whose protein sequence is MADGIAAFSTRGKDYFITANEGDGREYGTAGTPGFYLDETRRLGRLKTLSEDTTAPFTAFGSRSVSIFDATTGALVWDSGNTLQTIAIAAGVYDDTRSDDKGVEPEGVVVTKLNGRTYAIVSAERGTSSLLAVFDITDPAQASFVTSTVLAGSVSPEGLLVIDAKDSPTRRDLLVVSNEVSNTLNILDLGALVAAPPVAGAGSFTSTMLKDVAGGAELTISSLITNGEFTNGTAPGSGVYVPPGIFDGQGAYSNGDGTYTLLVNHELGASAGYAYTAEGLNSSVNGARISRFIVDIDADDNAANGFQSRILSGGLAYDRVIGTDTNGFDRFCSANLVEANSFGAGRGFADRIFLVGEEVFGGGGGAFYALDTASNDLIQVNAFGKGTWESATLIDTGNANTVAVLLLDDAKAPLRLWVGEKTAGGYLERNGLAEANGALYTFVPTGLAESGVDATAGPDSDDLKALALGAPLAGSWVKIEKPAGKASYADLTDAEIRTLATDLGALQLSRIEDGEVNPLNGQQVAFVSTGTKDFSSGDLYGNVYTLSFADAFTADGRLASSGSSSLRVIYDADRLADPTTGLRNPDNLTWSADGSLYLQEDRANGGGLDIANGNFGTEEASIWKLNPSGPVDPVTGVPSERWAQIDRTAVPTAYGQSQPGVVTDPSSSGVGNWESSGIIDVSSIYGAAPGTVFLANVQAHSLGGGNINGSGYLVEGGQIDLIVQTDPVI, encoded by the coding sequence ATGGCGGACGGCATCGCCGCCTTCAGCACCAGGGGCAAGGATTACTTCATCACCGCCAATGAGGGGGATGGCCGTGAGTACGGCACCGCCGGAACCCCGGGCTTCTACCTCGACGAAACCCGGCGCCTGGGCCGACTCAAGACTCTCAGTGAAGACACCACCGCCCCCTTCACCGCCTTCGGCAGCCGCAGCGTCAGCATCTTCGATGCCACCACCGGTGCCCTCGTCTGGGACAGCGGCAACACCCTGCAGACCATCGCCATCGCCGCCGGCGTCTACGACGACACCCGCAGCGACGACAAGGGCGTCGAGCCCGAAGGTGTCGTGGTCACGAAGCTGAACGGCCGCACCTACGCGATCGTCAGTGCCGAACGCGGCACCAGCAGCCTGCTGGCGGTGTTCGACATCACCGACCCAGCCCAGGCCAGCTTCGTCACCAGCACCGTGCTGGCCGGCAGCGTGTCCCCCGAGGGCCTGCTCGTGATCGACGCGAAGGACAGCCCCACCAGGCGGGACCTGCTGGTGGTCTCCAACGAGGTGTCCAACACCTTGAACATCCTCGATCTCGGCGCCCTGGTCGCCGCGCCCCCGGTGGCCGGCGCCGGCAGCTTCACCTCCACCATGCTCAAGGACGTGGCCGGTGGGGCGGAGCTGACGATCTCCAGCCTGATCACCAACGGCGAGTTCACCAACGGCACCGCGCCGGGCAGCGGCGTCTATGTGCCGCCGGGCATCTTCGATGGACAGGGCGCCTACAGCAATGGCGATGGCACCTACACCCTGCTCGTCAACCACGAACTCGGCGCCAGCGCGGGCTACGCCTACACCGCCGAAGGCCTGAACTCCTCCGTCAACGGTGCCCGCATCAGCCGCTTCATCGTTGACATCGATGCCGACGACAACGCCGCCAACGGCTTCCAGTCACGGATCCTCAGCGGCGGCCTCGCCTATGACAGGGTGATCGGCACCGATACCAACGGCTTCGATCGCTTCTGCTCCGCCAACCTGGTTGAGGCCAACAGCTTCGGCGCCGGCCGTGGTTTCGCTGATCGGATCTTCCTCGTCGGTGAGGAGGTGTTCGGCGGTGGCGGCGGCGCCTTCTACGCCCTCGATACGGCCAGCAACGACCTCATTCAGGTGAATGCCTTCGGCAAGGGCACCTGGGAATCCGCCACCTTGATCGACACCGGCAACGCCAACACGGTCGCCGTGCTGCTCCTCGATGACGCCAAGGCTCCCCTGCGACTCTGGGTCGGCGAGAAGACGGCCGGCGGCTACCTGGAGCGCAACGGCCTGGCGGAAGCCAACGGCGCCCTCTATACCTTCGTGCCCACGGGCCTGGCGGAATCCGGTGTCGACGCCACCGCCGGTCCCGATTCGGATGACCTCAAGGCCCTGGCCCTTGGGGCTCCCCTGGCCGGCAGCTGGGTCAAGATCGAGAAGCCGGCGGGTAAGGCCAGCTACGCCGACCTCACCGATGCCGAGATCCGCACCCTGGCCACCGACCTCGGGGCCCTGCAGCTCAGCCGCATCGAGGACGGGGAGGTCAACCCCCTCAACGGACAGCAGGTGGCCTTCGTCTCCACGGGCACGAAGGACTTCAGCAGCGGCGACCTGTACGGCAACGTCTACACCCTGAGCTTCGCCGATGCCTTCACCGCCGATGGCCGCCTGGCCAGCAGCGGTTCCAGCAGCCTGCGGGTGATCTATGACGCCGATCGCCTCGCTGACCCCACAACGGGCCTGCGGAACCCCGACAACCTCACCTGGAGCGCTGATGGTTCCCTCTACCTGCAGGAGGACCGGGCCAACGGCGGTGGACTCGACATCGCCAACGGCAACTTCGGCACCGAAGAGGCCTCGATCTGGAAGCTGAACCCCAGCGGGCCTGTCGATCCGGTCACGGGCGTGCCCTCGGAGCGGTGGGCCCAGATCGACCGCACCGCCGTCCCCACGGCCTACGGCCAGAGCCAACCCGGTGTGGTCACAGACCCCAGCAGCAGCGGTGTCGGCAACTGGGAATCTTCGGGGATCATCGATGTCTCGTCGATCTACGGCGCCGCACCCGGCACTGTCTTCCTGGCCAACGTGCAGGCCCACAGCCTCGGTGGAGGCAACATCAACGGTTCCGGCTACCTGGTGGAAGGGGGCCAGATCGATCTGATCGTCCAGACCGACCCGGTGATCTGA
- the corA gene encoding magnesium/cobalt transporter CorA, with the protein MASSSSGARVSARSGARNTAFQAPGATVFVGSQRRELATIEIIRFSAEAIQEWQQADVDTCLGCLSDSAVTWINVNGVHDTALIEQLGRAFGLHPLTCEDIANTSQRPKWEEFPAYGFVAMKMLDDGGPRRGVTIEHVSVILGPNWVLSFLEDEGDVFESVRQRLRNGSGRVRRQKSDYLAFCLMDAVVDHYFLAMERIGEGVELIDERVISQPRPDDHQEMHRFKQQLLILRRAVWPLRDVVGAIQRSESPLLDEHNKMFWRDLYDHTVQVIDMVETSRDFLASLHDTYLSSLSHRMNEVMKVLTVMSSIFIPLTFLAGMYGMNFKYMPELEWRAGYFIVWAVMLAISGLLIAYFRSRRWI; encoded by the coding sequence ATGGCGAGCAGCAGCAGCGGCGCCCGTGTCAGTGCCCGCAGCGGCGCTCGCAACACCGCCTTCCAGGCACCTGGCGCCACGGTGTTCGTGGGCAGCCAGCGGCGCGAACTGGCCACGATCGAGATCATCCGCTTCAGCGCTGAGGCGATTCAGGAGTGGCAACAGGCGGATGTGGACACCTGCCTCGGCTGCCTGTCTGATTCCGCGGTCACCTGGATCAATGTGAACGGCGTTCATGACACCGCGCTGATCGAACAACTGGGCAGGGCCTTCGGGCTGCACCCCCTCACCTGTGAAGACATTGCCAACACGTCCCAGCGGCCGAAATGGGAGGAGTTCCCGGCCTACGGCTTCGTAGCCATGAAGATGCTCGATGACGGCGGCCCAAGGCGGGGCGTGACGATCGAACACGTGAGCGTGATTCTTGGGCCCAACTGGGTTCTTTCCTTCCTGGAGGATGAAGGGGATGTGTTTGAGAGCGTGCGTCAGCGGCTGCGCAACGGCAGTGGTCGTGTGCGCAGGCAGAAATCCGATTACCTGGCCTTCTGCCTGATGGACGCGGTGGTGGACCACTACTTCCTAGCGATGGAGCGGATCGGTGAGGGGGTGGAGTTGATTGATGAGCGGGTGATCAGCCAACCCCGCCCGGATGACCACCAGGAAATGCACCGCTTCAAGCAACAGTTGCTGATCCTGCGCCGGGCCGTTTGGCCGTTGCGGGATGTGGTGGGGGCGATCCAGCGCAGCGAATCACCTCTGCTGGATGAGCACAACAAGATGTTCTGGCGTGACCTTTACGACCACACCGTGCAGGTGATTGACATGGTGGAAACGTCCCGAGATTTTCTCGCCAGCCTGCATGACACCTACCTCTCCAGCCTGAGCCATCGCATGAACGAGGTGATGAAGGTGCTGACCGTGATGTCTTCGATCTTCATCCCGCTCACCTTCCTCGCCGGGATGTATGGCATGAATTTCAAATACATGCCGGAACTCGAATGGAGAGCCGGCTATTTCATCGTGTGGGCGGTGATGCTGGCGATCAGCGGGCTGCTGATCGCGTACTTCCGCAGCCGCCGCTGGATCTGA
- the mscL gene encoding large conductance mechanosensitive channel protein MscL, with the protein MAPRRSSFLADFQAFINKGNVVDLAVAVVIGGAFGKVVDAVVSLVMGSLLTPALKAANVDSINSWPAGAVIVALINFLVIAFVVFLIVKAIEATKRKEEAKAEAAAVPDVQAQLASAVTRLADALDRKGL; encoded by the coding sequence ATGGCCCCGCGCCGCTCCAGTTTCCTGGCCGATTTTCAGGCCTTCATCAACAAGGGCAATGTGGTCGATCTCGCCGTGGCGGTGGTGATCGGTGGCGCCTTCGGCAAGGTGGTGGATGCGGTGGTGAGCCTTGTGATGGGCAGCCTGCTCACGCCTGCCCTGAAGGCGGCCAACGTCGATTCGATCAATTCGTGGCCGGCCGGCGCCGTGATCGTGGCGCTGATCAACTTCCTGGTGATCGCCTTCGTGGTGTTCCTGATCGTCAAGGCCATCGAGGCCACCAAGCGCAAGGAGGAGGCCAAGGCCGAGGCGGCCGCTGTCCCCGATGTGCAGGCCCAGCTGGCCTCAGCGGTGACCCGCCTGGCGGACGCGCTCGATCGCAAGGGGCTCTAG
- a CDS encoding YciI family protein: MNYAVLIYETEQDVADRPSLMPAYAAYAQALAEAGAHRGGECLHPTHTATTVRLQGGTAQVQDGPFPDTKEQLGGFFLIDVPDLDAALAWAARCPAAGRCAVEVRPVLAMEGS, encoded by the coding sequence ATGAACTACGCGGTCCTCATCTACGAAACCGAGCAGGATGTCGCCGATCGCCCCAGCCTGATGCCCGCCTATGCCGCCTACGCCCAGGCGTTGGCGGAGGCCGGCGCCCATCGCGGTGGCGAATGCCTCCATCCCACCCACACCGCCACCACCGTGCGGCTGCAGGGCGGCACCGCCCAGGTGCAGGACGGTCCCTTCCCCGACACCAAGGAGCAACTGGGCGGCTTCTTCCTGATCGATGTTCCCGATCTCGATGCCGCCCTGGCCTGGGCGGCGCGCTGTCCCGCCGCCGGCCGCTGCGCCGTGGAGGTGCGGCCCGTGCTGGCGATGGAGGGGAGCTGA
- a CDS encoding RNA polymerase sigma factor, with the protein MEAARSAEQAARRSYGKLVAWLTARCGDPAAAEDALSEAFLAALADWPRQGVPRSPEAWLLVTARRRWLDGHRRTRTQERLLPLLLDEAFTMPTDPSAGAGEAAAIPDDRLRLLFLCAHPAIDPAIQAPLMLQTVLGLNAVRIGAAFLVAPAAMGQRLVRAKAKIREARIPFVLPPAHALPARAAAVHQAIYAAFGTGWEEPGAAGGGSDGLAEEAVQLARLCVELLPQEPEGRGLLALLLHAQARRPARRDRHGAYVPLQEQDMRLWSRPLQAEAEAELRLAAAQGRMGRFQLEAAIQSVHAQRAVHGRVDWPALLHLYDGLIRLAPSLGAQVSRLAVLAELRGAAAGLEPLEALGATVPATATYQPWWALRAELLSRLGRWPEARENYGRAIALTTDPAALAFLRGRCP; encoded by the coding sequence GTGGAAGCGGCGCGCAGCGCCGAGCAGGCCGCCCGCCGCTCCTACGGGAAACTGGTGGCCTGGCTCACGGCCCGCTGCGGCGATCCCGCCGCGGCGGAGGACGCCCTGAGCGAGGCCTTCCTGGCGGCCCTGGCCGACTGGCCCCGCCAGGGGGTGCCCCGCAGTCCGGAGGCCTGGCTGCTGGTCACCGCCCGGCGGCGCTGGCTCGATGGCCACCGGCGGACCCGCACCCAGGAGCGCCTGCTGCCGCTCCTCCTCGATGAAGCGTTCACCATGCCCACCGATCCGAGTGCCGGCGCGGGCGAAGCGGCGGCCATCCCCGACGACCGCCTGCGGCTGCTGTTTCTCTGCGCCCACCCCGCCATCGATCCGGCCATCCAGGCGCCGCTGATGCTGCAGACGGTGCTGGGCCTCAATGCCGTCCGTATCGGGGCCGCCTTCCTGGTGGCTCCCGCCGCCATGGGGCAACGGCTGGTGCGTGCCAAGGCGAAGATCCGGGAGGCCCGCATTCCCTTCGTGCTGCCCCCCGCCCACGCCCTGCCGGCACGGGCGGCGGCGGTGCATCAGGCGATCTACGCGGCCTTCGGCACGGGCTGGGAGGAACCCGGCGCAGCGGGCGGCGGCAGCGACGGGCTCGCAGAGGAGGCCGTCCAGCTGGCGCGGCTCTGCGTTGAGCTGCTGCCGCAGGAACCGGAGGGGCGGGGGCTGCTGGCACTGCTGCTGCATGCCCAGGCGCGCCGGCCCGCCCGGCGCGACCGCCACGGCGCCTACGTTCCGCTCCAGGAGCAGGACATGCGGCTCTGGTCGCGGCCGCTGCAGGCGGAGGCCGAGGCGGAGCTGCGGCTGGCGGCGGCCCAGGGGCGGATGGGGCGTTTCCAGCTGGAGGCGGCGATCCAGTCGGTGCATGCCCAGCGGGCCGTGCACGGCCGGGTCGACTGGCCGGCGCTGCTGCACCTCTATGACGGCCTGATCCGCCTGGCCCCCAGCCTGGGGGCGCAGGTGAGCCGGCTGGCGGTGCTGGCCGAGCTGCGCGGTGCTGCCGCAGGGCTGGAGCCACTGGAGGCGCTCGGCGCCACCGTGCCCGCAACGGCCACCTATCAACCCTGGTGGGCGCTGCGGGCCGAGTTGCTCAGCCGGCTCGGCCGCTGGCCTGAGGCGCGGGAGAACTATGGGCGGGCCATCGCCCTCACCACGGACCCAGCGGCCCTGGCCTTCCTGCGAGGGCGCTGCCCGTAG
- a CDS encoding cell wall metabolism sensor histidine kinase WalK, giving the protein MKLWKPWHNLRFRLVAWYSLLAGLTMLGSDRLIYHEFQRTLLEQVDGALKVNAIQALKSLDDEVNTLVFDPRKDAPIIASLLSDAGVVILLLGNDGAVKERFGDSSMLPAHQVVKPGFETVLTGEGRWRMYTKEILTSRGRPSGWLKVARSLQPIDTTLQNLSNRYLLKLPILLGVVGLGGYFLASRALKPVVQITQISKQIRVSGNLAQRIHYQGTSNDELARLAMMFDEMMDSLQSAFEFERRFLMDASHELRTPLTALKGRLQVTLRQPRTVADYQESLHLIDHDVDRLIRLSSDLLLLSRLEQGHRYADQDLIDLSDLLAAVAVQAQPLADLAGLSFRTFIVPNLLIQGSPDHLIRLFLNLIENAIKYTPAPGRVSVVAAIQQGCIRVDISDTGVGIAPEHLPHLFERFYRVEKSRSRATGGTGLGLSIAQEIVHHHHGTITVQSQPGHGTTFTVSFPLDVKRDGLASA; this is encoded by the coding sequence ATGAAGCTTTGGAAACCCTGGCACAATCTCAGGTTTCGCCTGGTCGCCTGGTACAGCCTTCTGGCGGGTCTAACTATGCTGGGCTCCGATCGCTTGATCTATCACGAGTTTCAGCGAACGCTGCTTGAGCAGGTTGATGGCGCCTTGAAGGTGAATGCCATCCAAGCCTTGAAGTCCCTTGATGACGAAGTTAACACCTTGGTGTTCGATCCACGTAAGGATGCGCCGATCATTGCGTCATTGTTGAGTGATGCTGGTGTTGTGATTTTGTTGCTTGGGAATGATGGCGCTGTGAAGGAGCGTTTCGGCGATTCGTCCATGCTTCCGGCTCACCAAGTCGTAAAACCTGGCTTTGAGACCGTGCTGACTGGGGAAGGGCGCTGGCGAATGTATACAAAGGAAATCCTTACGAGTCGTGGAAGGCCATCGGGATGGCTGAAGGTGGCTCGTTCTCTTCAGCCCATCGACACCACCTTGCAGAACCTCTCGAATCGCTATCTGCTCAAGCTTCCTATTCTTCTTGGAGTGGTGGGCTTGGGAGGTTACTTCCTGGCGAGCCGTGCGCTTAAGCCGGTTGTGCAGATTACGCAGATATCGAAGCAGATCAGGGTTAGCGGAAATCTGGCCCAGCGTATTCATTACCAAGGAACTTCTAATGATGAACTGGCTCGCCTGGCCATGATGTTTGATGAGATGATGGATTCACTGCAGTCGGCTTTTGAGTTCGAAAGGCGGTTTCTGATGGACGCTTCTCATGAGCTTCGAACCCCGCTGACGGCTCTTAAGGGCCGGCTGCAAGTGACGCTGCGTCAACCCCGCACCGTCGCAGACTATCAAGAATCTCTCCACTTGATTGATCATGATGTTGATCGTCTGATTCGTCTTAGCAGTGATCTTCTGCTGCTATCTCGGCTGGAACAGGGCCACCGGTATGCTGATCAGGATCTCATTGACTTGAGCGATCTGCTGGCTGCAGTTGCTGTGCAGGCTCAACCTTTGGCTGATCTTGCGGGCCTTTCTTTCCGCACATTCATCGTCCCCAATCTGTTGATCCAAGGCAGCCCAGATCATCTGATTCGTCTCTTTCTTAATCTTATTGAAAATGCCATTAAGTATACACCTGCTCCGGGCCGAGTCAGCGTGGTTGCTGCCATTCAGCAAGGCTGCATTCGTGTTGACATCAGTGACACTGGGGTTGGAATCGCGCCGGAACATCTACCCCATCTGTTTGAACGTTTCTACCGTGTCGAGAAGTCGCGCTCGCGTGCGACGGGTGGCACAGGCCTCGGGTTGTCCATCGCCCAGGAAATTGTCCATCACCATCACGGCACGATCACAGTCCAAAGCCAACCTGGCCATGGCACCACCTTCACGGTCAGTTTTCCCCTCGACGTCAAACGGGATGGTTTGGCATCAGCCTGA
- a CDS encoding response regulator transcription factor, protein MRVLVVEDDVGISRFIHQGLGEAGYAVDLALNGRDGVNYAMAADYDAVVLDVMLPVLDGLSVLRELRRQGLKTPVLLLTALDTVQDRVLGLDAGADDYLIKPFDFTELLARLRALLRRPPLQTDVLLKVGTLEMDTAQRVVKRGNRLIDLSPREFSLLEYLMRHSNQVLSRTQIAQHVWNFDYYGDFKVIDVYIGYLRRKLDQNEPFSLIQTARGVGYCIRADGEAQLSDP, encoded by the coding sequence ATGCGCGTGTTAGTAGTTGAAGACGATGTAGGTATCTCCAGGTTCATCCATCAAGGGCTGGGGGAAGCGGGATACGCCGTTGATCTTGCCTTGAATGGCCGCGATGGCGTGAACTATGCAATGGCAGCTGATTACGATGCTGTTGTTCTCGACGTCATGCTTCCTGTACTGGACGGCCTGAGCGTCCTTAGGGAGCTGCGTAGACAGGGATTAAAAACACCAGTTCTGTTGTTGACGGCGTTGGACACCGTCCAGGATCGTGTGCTGGGTTTGGATGCTGGCGCAGATGATTATTTGATCAAGCCGTTTGACTTCACGGAGCTGCTGGCCCGGTTGCGAGCTCTATTGAGGCGGCCTCCCCTTCAGACAGACGTGTTGCTCAAGGTTGGGACCCTTGAGATGGATACCGCCCAACGGGTGGTGAAGCGTGGCAATCGGCTCATTGATCTGAGTCCGCGGGAGTTTTCTCTCTTGGAGTACTTGATGCGTCACTCCAACCAGGTGTTGAGTCGGACGCAAATTGCCCAGCACGTCTGGAACTTTGACTATTATGGAGACTTCAAGGTTATTGATGTCTACATTGGCTATCTCCGGCGAAAGCTTGATCAGAATGAGCCATTCTCTTTGATTCAGACTGCTAGGGGAGTGGGTTACTGCATCAGGGCTGATGGTGAGGCTCAGCTTTCCGACCCATAG
- a CDS encoding T3SS effector HopA1 family protein, with protein sequence MPLRLESSTILDYLVQQGLCGPDDEVLSVKALSGKNLNLLVQLSTGGSHHGMTTSLLVKQAPFRDEEGPKQSFLEEWRIYQLLDTDDQLRELQPIMSEGVNYDATNGILVLRFVEGYWDLGKFYAGAQQFPAHIATALGTALATLHRATFQRRDYQLQLAPECTRIEGDRGDGPDFCGELENLTPDLFRRVSLDGLMFYKLYQRSAHLSEALSRLQADYIPCCLIHNDLKFGNILVHQEWPRWEPSPLPTSMAALHLPDQQGVIRVIDWEQWAWGDPAFDVGAIITEYLRVWLQSLALSRDIDLAVSLQLAAVPLQTLQPSLAALIKAYLAQFPAILEVFPDFQERVLRFAGLGLIEVIQERLFYREPFGNLEISILQVARSLLCHPEAAMSTVFGDLGSHCSGIEPPDSPPSEMVHVAFSKAHCTNSHPASRSEVFLPRWLQHYSLDAALADLSENVRIDPPLIEHPSYALLDVTQMRGSAASETEAERYNALPDELKQADLLRQLRNYLHDIYFSGEQESRLSMPTHKTEYKNSTYAGLDLDFIGQIQAANSGTGCVDPNWVVTRVEGSRYQVQKDGLHLWIDPTADLALGSSEGSVGTRLSLRLPNSSFVGEYYMAVGNGGQPATDQVSFHLFFHVTVEGAILLMEILSCELNRESCPFTLKVLTEPLSYGRFDAAILTLESRHYVNLRAVLQRHYPRLRPHLQDPIPLFTAPLAPGIALAEAPGDAQGFGLGRCQILARALLAAEPFPRPRQCAIQQHFAEHNLDWQRPHLNPGSRASYPPLDLCDCGELPSASDAPCHPH encoded by the coding sequence ATGCCTCTACGCCTGGAATCTTCTACCATCCTTGATTACTTGGTTCAGCAAGGCCTTTGCGGCCCTGATGATGAAGTGCTGAGTGTCAAGGCACTCTCAGGCAAAAATCTCAATCTCCTGGTGCAGCTCTCCACAGGCGGCAGCCACCATGGGATGACAACCAGCCTATTGGTCAAGCAAGCACCGTTTCGGGATGAGGAAGGTCCCAAGCAGAGTTTTCTCGAAGAGTGGCGCATCTATCAATTGCTTGATACCGATGATCAGCTCCGCGAGCTGCAACCCATCATGTCTGAAGGGGTGAATTATGATGCTACAAATGGCATCCTGGTTCTCCGATTTGTAGAAGGATATTGGGATCTTGGCAAGTTCTACGCGGGTGCCCAGCAGTTTCCCGCGCACATCGCCACCGCACTCGGAACCGCCCTGGCCACGCTTCACCGGGCAACATTTCAACGTCGGGACTATCAGCTCCAACTCGCTCCGGAATGCACCCGTATCGAGGGAGACAGGGGCGACGGGCCTGACTTCTGCGGAGAATTGGAGAATCTGACGCCTGATCTCTTTCGGCGAGTGTCGCTGGATGGCCTCATGTTCTATAAGCTTTACCAGCGCTCTGCCCACCTTTCGGAAGCGCTCTCTCGTCTGCAAGCAGATTACATACCATGCTGCCTGATTCATAACGACCTCAAGTTTGGAAACATCCTGGTTCACCAGGAGTGGCCTCGGTGGGAGCCCTCGCCCCTGCCCACCTCCATGGCGGCTCTGCACCTCCCTGATCAGCAAGGAGTCATCCGGGTGATTGATTGGGAGCAGTGGGCATGGGGCGATCCGGCATTCGATGTAGGGGCGATAATCACTGAGTATCTGAGAGTCTGGCTTCAGAGTCTTGCCCTGAGCAGGGATATTGATCTTGCTGTCTCGCTGCAATTGGCGGCAGTGCCGTTGCAGACACTTCAGCCCTCACTGGCCGCCTTGATCAAGGCCTATCTGGCACAGTTCCCTGCGATTCTTGAGGTTTTTCCTGACTTTCAGGAACGGGTGCTGCGGTTTGCTGGCCTGGGGTTGATCGAGGTGATTCAGGAACGGTTGTTTTACCGAGAGCCATTTGGCAATCTGGAGATTTCCATATTGCAGGTTGCAAGGTCGCTGTTGTGTCATCCTGAAGCCGCCATGTCAACGGTGTTTGGTGACCTCGGTTCGCACTGCTCAGGCATCGAGCCTCCAGATTCCCCTCCTAGTGAGATGGTTCACGTTGCCTTCAGCAAAGCCCATTGCACCAACAGCCATCCAGCTTCGCGCTCAGAGGTGTTCTTGCCCCGTTGGCTGCAGCACTATTCCCTCGATGCAGCGCTGGCTGATTTGAGTGAGAATGTTCGTATCGATCCTCCTCTGATTGAACATCCGTCTTACGCACTGCTCGATGTCACTCAAATGCGAGGCAGTGCTGCCTCTGAAACGGAGGCAGAACGGTACAATGCTTTGCCAGATGAGCTAAAGCAGGCGGATCTATTGCGTCAGCTCAGGAATTATCTGCATGACATCTACTTCAGCGGGGAGCAAGAATCGCGATTGTCAATGCCTACGCATAAAACAGAGTACAAGAACAGCACCTATGCAGGCTTGGATCTTGATTTCATTGGCCAGATCCAGGCGGCCAATAGCGGCACAGGGTGCGTCGACCCCAACTGGGTCGTGACCCGAGTGGAGGGAAGCCGTTACCAGGTTCAGAAAGATGGTCTGCATCTTTGGATTGATCCCACTGCCGATCTGGCGTTGGGTTCGTCCGAGGGATCTGTTGGCACTCGATTGTCCTTGCGTCTGCCCAATTCTTCTTTCGTTGGGGAGTACTACATGGCGGTCGGCAATGGTGGGCAACCTGCCACTGATCAAGTTTCTTTTCACCTCTTCTTCCATGTCACCGTGGAGGGGGCGATCCTGCTGATGGAAATCTTGAGCTGCGAGCTCAATCGCGAATCCTGTCCATTTACCTTGAAGGTCCTCACCGAGCCTTTGTCCTATGGGCGCTTTGATGCTGCAATTCTGACTCTGGAATCCAGGCACTATGTGAATCTACGGGCCGTCTTGCAGCGTCACTACCCCAGGCTCCGCCCTCACTTACAAGATCCGATCCCCCTCTTCACCGCGCCACTTGCCCCTGGCATCGCACTCGCCGAAGCCCCTGGAGATGCACAAGGTTTTGGCCTGGGCCGCTGCCAGATCCTGGCGCGGGCACTGCTGGCTGCTGAGCCCTTCCCCAGGCCTCGGCAGTGTGCCATCCAGCAACACTTTGCTGAGCACAATCTGGATTGGCAGCGTCCCCATCTCAATCCGGGATCCCGTGCTTCCTATCCACCACTGGATCTCTGTGACTGTGGTGAGCTGCCCTCTGCGAGCGATGCTCCGTGCCACCCTCACTGA